The DNA window AGATCAATGTCGTCGCGCTCGATCGTGCCGCCACGCTACTTGCCGAAATCGCCGGTGGCACTGTGGAATCCGCGCTGACCGACATTCGGGTGCTGGTACAGGCCGCGCCGCCGATCCGAATCGATATCGATCTCGCCGATCGGGTGGCCGGCGTGATCTACCCGACCGGTACCTCGGCGCGTCGTCTCGCGCAGATCGGTTGCACGGTCGAGGTCGGCGTCGACGAGGTCACCGGTCACGGACAGCTGGTGGTCACCCCGCCGAGCTGGCGACCGGATCTGGCCCAGCCCGCGGACCTCGTCGAAGAAGTGCTGCGGCTGGAGGGGCTCGAGCAGATCCCGTCCATCATTCCGACCGCGCCGGCCGGACGTGGCCTGACCGCCACGCAGCGCCGCCGTCGCGCGGTGAGCCGGGCGCTGGCCTTCGCCGGATGTGTCGAGGTGCCGCCGCCGGTGTTCCTGCCGAACGGGGTGTTCGACACCTGGGGGCTGGATGCCGATGACGCGCGGCGCAACACCACCAGGGTGCTGAACCCGCTTGACGCCGAGCGTCCGGAATTGGCGACCACGCTGCTGCCCGGGCTGTTCGAAGTGGCCGCGCGCAATATCTCTCGTGGTGCGCGCGATCTCGCGGTATTCGGGATCGCGCAGGTGGTGCTGCCCGGTCCGAACGTGCGCGCCATCGACGCACTGCCGGTGGATCGCCGACCGACCGATGCGCAGATCGAGGAGTTGCTCGATTCGCTGCCCGCGCAGCCGGTGCACGTCGGTGCCGTGCTCACCGGGCGGCGGGAACCGCGTGGTCCATGGGGTGCCGGGCGTACGGCGGAAGCCGCGGATGCGTTCGCGTTGGCCGATGCCGTCGCCGACGCGGCGGGCGTGACGATCGAGCGCCGGTCCGCGGCCTACCTGCCGTGGCATCCGGGGCGCTGCGCCGAGCTGGTGGTCGATGGCGCGGTCATCGGGCACGCGGGGGAATTGCATCCCGCGGTGCTGGAGCGGGCCGGTCTGCCGCCGCGCACCTGCGCTGTCGAACTCGATCTCGATGCGCTGCCGTTGCGCGAATCTCGGCCGGTTCCGGTGGTTTCGCCGTTCCCGGCGGTATTGCAGGACGTGTCGGTGAGTGTGCCCGAGACCGTGGCGGCCGCATCGGTGGAGTCGGCGCTGCGCACCGGCGGCGGTGCACTGCTCGAAGATATCGCGCTGTTCGATGTGTACGAGGGTGCGCAGGCAGGCGAGGGACGCAAGTCGCTCACTTATGCGCTGCGGTTCCGTGCGACCGATCGGACGCTGACCGAGGACGAGGCGAGCACCGCCCGTGACTCGGCGGTCGCGGCGGCCGCGGACGCGGTCGGCGCGGTACTGCGCGGGTAGTCGGCTGACATCGGGCCCCGGGCGGTATGGGCCGTCCGGGGCCGATTTGTGTTGTGGCTCAGGGCATCACTGCGTGAGCACGCCGAGCAAGGGTGTCGATGTTCGAAGTCGTGGAGCGCCGCTGTTCGGCACGGCATCGTTGCGGGGTTCGTTCGATATGTCGTGTCTGGTGAGTCCGGCGGCATCCCCAGCGCAAGTAGCCAGGGCGTGGGGATCCCGAAGTGCCGTTAGCTCCGACCTACCGGCGGGTTTTCTCAGCCGGTGGTGTCAGATGCACCAGACCACACTGCCGAGGGGGAAGCATATGGCCACCGATCCCCCGGCCGGCGTGACCGCAGTCGATGTCGAAACTGCAGACGCCGCCGGAACCGGACTGGCCGAAGCCGCCGGGGCTGCGATAGCGCCCAGGGGCAAGGCAATGGCGGTTGCGGCTACGATCTTGATCATTGTGTGGGACATGTTCTCTACCTCAATCGACGTAGCTCGGTCGACGCGCGTCGAGTGAGCCAGCCCGTATTCGCTGATTGCGGTTGGGCTGATTGCCGCCGAGCTGCGGATGAGTGTGTCGGTGCGATGTGTTGTCCGGCAGGATGTGTCCACTGCTGCCGAGCGATTCGCCGACCCTCGGATGCGGCCCGTGACGCGCCTCGTTTTCGACCCCGACCGAATTGTCATGGTTGCGATGCGTGGCGAACTGTGGCCACGCTGAGAGATTGCCGGACCAGATCCTGTCACGAATTGATCCGGCGCCAGGCCCTGTCGCGGATACGCCGACCTGGCAGCTCCGGCACCTATGCCTCGACCGAAGCGGAGTCCTTTTCGCAGTGCTGGGAAAGGACCTCCCTCAGCTTACTATCGGCTACCGGAGCCGACCAGGGACCAAAGTCGTCGTTTCGAACTTCGCCGGTCCGCGATGGACGACGAGGTGCGAGTTGCCCGACCTCCCCGAACCAGCGATCGCGGAGATGCTCCCCCGCGTTCCCATGCCATTCGCAGCAGGCCGGGCATGTACCAGACCCGGCCCGATTGCCGCCGACTTCGAACATCAGCGCACACGACTTCGAACATCGACACCGGGCCGTTTGCTCACCTAGCGCCCAGCGGTGGGACGATTCGACGCGCGGCAGTCTGGGATACCGTTTGATATGGTAAGGACCTCCGGACGGTCGAGAGGGTGGGGATGGCGGACCGAGTGAAGTTGATGCTGCAATCGATGGGTGGTTGACCCATGGGATTCGGCATGTTCGACTGGAGCGCAGGCGATCTCGGCTCCGCGATGCTCGGAAGTCTCACCGACTGGATCGCGGGTGAGGAACGTCAGCCGGGTGTCGATCCGGCCGCCGTGCAGAACAAATACAACCAGCAGCGCGATGGTGTCCGCAGCACCGCCAACGGCATCGGCTTCCACGGCGACTACCGACCGCGTTCGGTGAAGGGCCGCGACGACTTCGATACGCCGACGACCGCACAGCTGCGCGAGAAGGTCGACAAGATCGACATCACCGCCGTCGGCAACCTCGCGACCGCATGGAATGAGATCGGCAAACGCGCCGAGACCTCGTTGAACACCTTCAACGACGCGATGAAACGCGCGACCGATGAAAGCATCTGGAAGGGTGCGTCGCGCGATGCCGTCGCCAAGGCCGTCGGGGATTACAGCACCCAGGCGGTGCAGCTCGCCAATGCCGCCAAACTGACCGGCAGCAAGGTCGCCGAACTTGCGACCGGTTTGGAACCGACCAAGGCGTTGGTGCCGCACGCTCCCGACCTCCGCTCGAATGTCGAGAATGCCCGGCACTGGGTCGCGGGCCGCGGCTGGCGCGATAACGACGAGGCCGAGAGCACCGCACATGCCGAGGCGGTCCGTGTGTTGCGCACCGTTTACGCGCCGGTCATCGAGGAGACCGACACCAACGTCCCGGTCATCCCCAAACCCGATAACCCCACGTCGAAGCCGGGCGAAACTCCCACCGGGGGGCCGGGGATCAGTCCTGGCGGCGGCAGCCCCGGTGTCACGCCGGGCGGCAGCCAGCCGACGGAAAAGCAGGAGCCGAAGAGCACCGAGGAGACTCCGTCCACCGATCCGTCGAATACTCAGTCGACGGATGATTCGACGACACCCTCGACGACCACCGGCACCGAGCCGACAACGCCGGACACCAGCGCGACCACCCCGTCGTCGACGACAACGCCGACCAGCACGGGTTCGCCGGGTTCGGGCAGCTCGGGCGGTACACCCGGTGCGACCAACCAGTCCCCGGGCCGAACCGTCACCGGCACACCCACCGGCACCGCTGCCGCCGCCGCGGCGGCCACAACCACCGCCGCGACCACGGGCCGCAGCGGGATGTCCGGCATGGGCTCACCCGGCAGCCGCGGCGGCAAGGACGAGAACGAGTCCACCAAGGGCATCCCCGATTACTTGATCAACCAGCTGAACGGCGAAGAGCTCATCGGGCTCGACAATGCGCCGAAGACGGTCCCGCCGGTCATCGGCGAGTGAGATAGGAAGACCGCATGACAACCGCGCGGCGGTGGCGTTTCACCGCGCTCGAATTCCGAGTGCTCTGGGAGTCGACCGGACGGGATGTGCTCCCGTATCCGCTGCGACATCGCTCCACCGAGGTCTTCCAGGAAGATTCGGACCGGCTGCGCCGGGCCGCGGCCGAGGTGGTGGTGCCGCAACTGGACGAGGATCTGGTGCGGGCCGTCGAGGTACTGCTGGCACCGGAGGCGCGGGTGGAGGTGGCCGGATTCCACGGTCCGCGCAACGAGCGGAAGATCCGCGCGCACGGTGGCGTGCATTTCCAGCACGGCGCGCTGGCGATCCAGGAGCCCGGTCTCGATCACGAGCACGGCGGGG is part of the Nocardia sp. NBC_00565 genome and encodes:
- the pheT gene encoding phenylalanine--tRNA ligase subunit beta, giving the protein MRVAQSWLTDIIRRTTPEWSVTPEELDAGFVRVGLEVEEVDKLERVAGDIDKPLVVGRVAEITELTEFKKPIRFCKVDVGRGERSDGGSDTAELQEIVCGATNFAVGDLVVVVLPGGVLPGGFQIASRKTYGHISNGMICSVAELGIGKDHSGILVLEPGTAEPGTDANELLGLDDTVIELNITPDRGYCFSARGLARELACGFDLEYADPAVRTRPNEEPDAWSVRLVPESKCTRFAVRRVTGIDPNAVSPWWLQRRLLLSGVRPISPAVDVTNYVMLELGQPLHAFDAAKVNGGLVVRTANKGETLRTLDEVERTLDAEDVVIADDSGVISLAGVMGGATTEVGAESTDIVLEAATWNPLLVYRTARRHKLVSEAGKRYERVVDPEINVVALDRAATLLAEIAGGTVESALTDIRVLVQAAPPIRIDIDLADRVAGVIYPTGTSARRLAQIGCTVEVGVDEVTGHGQLVVTPPSWRPDLAQPADLVEEVLRLEGLEQIPSIIPTAPAGRGLTATQRRRRAVSRALAFAGCVEVPPPVFLPNGVFDTWGLDADDARRNTTRVLNPLDAERPELATTLLPGLFEVAARNISRGARDLAVFGIAQVVLPGPNVRAIDALPVDRRPTDAQIEELLDSLPAQPVHVGAVLTGRREPRGPWGAGRTAEAADAFALADAVADAAGVTIERRSAAYLPWHPGRCAELVVDGAVIGHAGELHPAVLERAGLPPRTCAVELDLDALPLRESRPVPVVSPFPAVLQDVSVSVPETVAAASVESALRTGGGALLEDIALFDVYEGAQAGEGRKSLTYALRFRATDRTLTEDEASTARDSAVAAAADAVGAVLRG